One Thermodesulfobacteriota bacterium DNA window includes the following coding sequences:
- a CDS encoding sigma-54 dependent transcriptional regulator, translating to MKDLKKFNGLTILLVEDEPDLRRETAAFLELYCRRVIPAANGREAVDLFGQHQPDIVISDIRMPVMDGIVLTEHLKRTSPGTPVILCTAYTETAYLLKAIELGIAAFVRKPVHAEDLLDAVNKCALPLIQRQEIENLSSELNASVTELLGGTPALQTIADMTARVARTSFNILLQGETGTGKSRLAGIIHNLSTRRESPFIKVHMGAIPEPLAESELFGHLRGAFTGADKMRSGLMEAAQGGTVFLDDVESCPIGLQVKLLHFVEDKRFTPVGSNRETESDVRIIAASNRDLKEEVAKGQFREDLFYRLADYTITLPPLRETPDIIVPLALSFLRTTCDELDRDVPAMDTAAREALTRAAWPGNIRQLKSVIRRATLNADKAITADIFASVMDTPARKPARRATDEHPPVIPPPFPCSMDQLEKWSLEQALRFCGGKRMKAAAMLGMNYNTFRRRLEKHGLAKE from the coding sequence ATGAAAGACCTTAAAAAATTTAATGGTTTAACCATTCTGCTGGTTGAGGACGAACCGGATCTGCGCCGCGAAACGGCGGCGTTCCTCGAGCTGTATTGCCGGCGTGTCATCCCGGCGGCCAACGGCCGCGAAGCCGTCGATTTATTCGGACAGCATCAGCCGGACATCGTTATCAGCGATATTCGCATGCCCGTCATGGACGGGATCGTCCTGACGGAACATCTCAAGCGGACGTCGCCCGGCACGCCCGTCATTCTCTGCACGGCCTATACGGAAACCGCTTATCTTTTAAAGGCCATTGAGTTGGGCATTGCCGCTTTTGTACGCAAACCGGTACATGCCGAAGATTTGCTGGACGCGGTCAACAAATGCGCTCTGCCTTTAATTCAGCGGCAGGAAATTGAAAATCTTTCCAGCGAACTGAACGCAAGTGTAACCGAATTGCTGGGAGGAACCCCGGCCCTGCAAACCATCGCGGATATGACCGCGAGAGTCGCCCGCACTTCTTTCAATATTCTATTGCAGGGGGAAACCGGAACGGGCAAATCCCGCCTCGCCGGCATTATTCACAACCTGAGTACGCGCAGAGAAAGCCCTTTTATCAAGGTTCACATGGGAGCTATCCCCGAGCCGCTTGCGGAAAGCGAACTTTTCGGCCATCTCAGAGGAGCATTTACCGGCGCCGACAAGATGCGCTCCGGCCTGATGGAGGCTGCCCAAGGTGGAACCGTCTTTCTGGACGACGTTGAATCCTGCCCGATAGGCCTGCAGGTGAAACTGCTGCATTTCGTGGAAGACAAACGCTTTACGCCGGTGGGAAGCAACCGTGAGACCGAAAGCGACGTGCGCATCATCGCGGCCAGCAACCGGGACCTTAAAGAGGAAGTCGCCAAAGGACAATTTCGCGAAGATCTTTTTTATCGCCTGGCCGATTATACCATCACGCTCCCTCCGCTTCGGGAAACCCCCGACATTATCGTCCCTCTGGCGCTTTCTTTTTTAAGAACGACCTGCGATGAACTTGACCGCGACGTTCCCGCCATGGATACAGCCGCCCGGGAAGCGCTGACCAGGGCGGCCTGGCCCGGCAATATCCGCCAGCTCAAAAGCGTAATCCGCCGCGCCACCCTCAACGCAGACAAAGCGATCACGGCGGACATCTTTGCCTCCGTCATGGATACCCCCGCCCGGAAACCCGCCCGCAGGGCTACGGATGAGCACCCGCCGGTTATTCCACCTCCCTTCCCGTGCAGCATGGATCAACTCGAGAAATGGTCACTCGAACAGGCCCTGAGATTCTGCGGGGGAAAACGCATGAAAGCCGCCGCGATGCTGGGAATGAACTACAACACCTTCCGACGCCGGCTTGAAAAGCACGGACTCGCCAAAGAATAA